From Chryseobacterium salivictor, a single genomic window includes:
- the trxA gene encoding thioredoxin, whose amino-acid sequence MALEITDQSFQEMVLNSDKPVLVDFWAVWCGPCRTLGPIIEEVAADFEGKAVVGKVDVDNNQQVSVDYGIRNIPTVLIFKNGEVVDKIVGVASKEVISEKLSAHL is encoded by the coding sequence ATGGCATTAGAAATTACAGATCAATCATTTCAGGAAATGGTTTTGAATTCAGATAAACCGGTATTGGTAGATTTTTGGGCAGTATGGTGTGGACCGTGTAGAACACTGGGCCCGATTATCGAAGAAGTAGCGGCTGATTTCGAAGGAAAAGCAGTGGTAGGAAAAGTAGATGTAGATAACAACCAACAGGTTTCTGTAGACTACGGAATCAGAAATATTCCTACCGTTTTGATTTTCAAAAATGGAGAAGTGGTTGATAAAATTGTAGGAGTAGCTTCAAAAGAAGTAATCTCTGAAAAATTATCAGCACATTTATAA
- a CDS encoding site-specific integrase, producing the protein MNKTFNLLFYVKKTKVNSAGEVPIYLRITIDGKISEISTKRTSKPLKWNSAMQKVSGTSEENRLLNFYLKTFEQKVYETYHELMRDKEIVTCEALKNKLLGRGELNRTLIPVFQDHNDRMEKLVGKEFAQGTLVRYKTTIKHTKEFLKWKYNISDIDMKKIDYGFLNDFEFFLRTEKSCNNNSAVKYIKNFGKIIRICLANGWMERDPFLNYHSKFDEVTREFLNEDEIEMLFAKDFKNERLSLVRDIFLFSCFTGLAYIDTQQLTEHNITIGLDNNKWIFTKRQKTKTTSNIPLLFQAEKIIEKYKMNPICINKGRLLPVLSNQKMNAYLKEIADICGVNKELTYHIARHTFATTITLSNGVSIESVSKMLGHKSIKTTQHYAKILDKKVSEDMMLLKQKFVDRKNATANSQVIG; encoded by the coding sequence ATGAACAAGACCTTTAATTTACTTTTCTATGTAAAAAAAACCAAAGTCAATTCTGCAGGAGAAGTTCCTATTTATTTGCGAATTACCATTGACGGTAAAATCTCTGAGATCAGTACGAAACGTACCTCAAAACCTTTGAAATGGAATTCTGCGATGCAGAAGGTCAGTGGTACCTCAGAAGAAAACAGATTGCTTAATTTTTATCTAAAAACATTTGAGCAGAAAGTTTACGAGACTTATCATGAGTTGATGAGAGATAAAGAAATAGTGACTTGTGAAGCTCTTAAAAATAAGCTATTGGGTAGGGGAGAACTCAACAGAACACTTATTCCTGTTTTTCAAGATCATAATGATCGAATGGAGAAGCTAGTAGGGAAGGAATTTGCCCAAGGGACATTAGTTCGTTATAAAACCACTATAAAGCATACCAAAGAGTTTTTGAAATGGAAGTACAATATTTCTGACATTGACATGAAAAAAATTGATTATGGTTTTCTTAACGACTTTGAATTCTTTCTTCGAACTGAAAAATCCTGCAATAATAATTCTGCGGTAAAATATATCAAGAATTTCGGAAAAATCATTCGCATCTGTCTTGCTAACGGTTGGATGGAGAGAGACCCTTTTTTGAACTATCATTCGAAGTTTGATGAAGTAACAAGAGAATTTCTCAATGAAGACGAAATAGAGATGCTTTTTGCCAAAGATTTTAAAAACGAGAGATTATCTTTGGTTCGTGATATTTTTTTATTTAGTTGCTTTACGGGTCTAGCCTATATAGATACCCAACAACTTACAGAGCATAATATCACGATAGGATTAGACAACAATAAATGGATTTTTACCAAACGCCAAAAGACCAAAACGACCTCTAATATTCCTTTGCTCTTTCAGGCGGAAAAGATTATTGAAAAATATAAAATGAACCCAATTTGCATTAATAAAGGTAGATTGCTGCCAGTATTGAGCAATCAGAAAATGAATGCTTACTTAAAAGAAATCGCTGATATTTGTGGTGTAAATAAAGAATTGACTTACCATATCGCTCGTCATACTTTTGCAACGACTATTACTTTGTCCAATGGAGTTTCTATTGAAAGTGTAAGTAAAATGCTGGGTCACAAAAGTATTAAGACTACCCAGCATTATGCAAAAATCTTAGACAAAAAAGTAAGCGAAGACATGATGTTATTGAAACAAAAATTTGTTGATAGAAAGAATGCGACAGCAAACTCTCAGGTAATTGGTTGA
- a CDS encoding IS3 family transposase, which translates to MDYSKEIHNMSLRKACKVFSLRSSVYYYRQVFKSSDDEIRAELILLADSNQTWGFWMMHNRLKNLGFGWNHKRVYRIYKSMRLNLRSKRKKRLPARIKQPLVRPIYPNVTWSMDFMHDSLENGKSVRTLNIIDDFNREILNITIDSSLPSAKVISQLEQLIEWRGKPEKIRVDNGPEFIAEKMKDYCNKENIELAFIQPGKPTQNSLIERFNRTFRTEFLSVYLFENIKQMRNYAEIWMWMYNNERPHSALQYLTPRDFLLKYGKLNQNSANEFPTFQQNFNNDNNKILTKNSTFECA; encoded by the coding sequence GTGGATTATTCGAAAGAAATCCATAACATGAGTTTGCGCAAGGCGTGCAAAGTGTTCAGTTTAAGAAGTTCAGTTTATTATTATCGTCAGGTATTTAAAAGTTCAGATGATGAAATCCGTGCAGAACTTATTTTACTTGCAGATTCTAATCAAACGTGGGGCTTTTGGATGATGCACAATCGGTTGAAAAACTTAGGCTTTGGATGGAATCACAAAAGGGTTTATCGGATTTATAAGTCGATGAGATTAAATTTGCGAAGTAAAAGGAAAAAGCGGCTTCCAGCACGGATAAAACAACCACTGGTTCGCCCCATCTATCCGAACGTTACTTGGAGCATGGATTTTATGCACGACAGTTTGGAAAATGGCAAAAGCGTGAGAACCCTTAATATCATTGACGATTTTAACAGAGAGATTTTAAACATCACTATTGACAGCAGCTTGCCCTCTGCAAAAGTAATCTCGCAATTGGAACAATTAATTGAATGGCGGGGAAAACCTGAAAAAATAAGAGTGGACAACGGACCGGAATTTATTGCAGAAAAAATGAAAGATTATTGCAACAAAGAGAATATCGAACTAGCCTTCATTCAACCAGGGAAACCTACACAAAACTCATTGATTGAGAGATTTAACAGAACATTCCGGACAGAGTTTTTAAGTGTTTACCTCTTTGAGAACATCAAACAAATGAGAAATTATGCAGAAATATGGATGTGGATGTACAATAATGAGAGACCGCATAGTGCGTTACAATACCTTACACCACGGGATTTTTTATTGAAATATGGAAAACTCAATCAAAATAGCGCAAATGAGTTTCCCACATTCCAACAAAATTTCAACAACGACAACAATAAAATATTAACAAAAAACTCTACTTTTGAGTGTGCCTAA
- a CDS encoding AAA family ATPase yields the protein MKTYLTINKIFVHSEANSKSFFTDFGKKLNVIYGANTSGKSTLIQLILFTFGINDNKTKLTKILSEKILTRLDITIKKGGENTEYTFVRKDETIYIKDSETNKVTTFNGISGNNSVEHYKLKAFFNDLLNFDLLLETKIGISKAPIETIFLPYYVSQDVGWVYLRKSFSNLDFYKNFKEDFLDYYLGITRLEDKEKRKAIENELNEKIQRYNFYMNFEKNDSIIETSKLIDDSFKGKGQEFINEITERKKNLLQFENQFVKKSNSLTYNNQRISVISKVGRNHAHQFPGKDNCPICQQTLPIDTKQIYEYYQEENDTIKIKEQIQSENKKIQSELNSLENKIQQLRGQLANDYHKHIIYSNNNVTLDEWIKTQANIKLESSINENIGKLAKEISDLKEKLKAFKDDDDIQSERMTKNKKFKEYYNLNNIKLDVPRLDDNRFNYIYDLSSFPFQGVELHLAVLSYHFSFNKIINETDSIHRLPLILDSIFKEDLDGNSKEKILDFICNNQPNDTQTIISVADNKSKDPKIDYYNEKFFNTETKLICIGNSIDKESILKQHDKQLDEILNNTFEIMEYV from the coding sequence ATGAAAACATACTTAACCATAAACAAAATATTTGTGCATAGTGAAGCAAACAGCAAGAGTTTTTTTACAGACTTTGGCAAAAAACTTAATGTTATTTACGGAGCAAACACGTCTGGTAAAAGCACACTTATACAGTTAATTTTATTCACTTTTGGTATTAATGACAATAAGACAAAGCTTACAAAAATTCTATCTGAAAAGATTCTAACAAGACTTGACATCACAATTAAGAAAGGTGGCGAAAACACTGAATATACCTTTGTCAGAAAAGACGAAACTATTTATATCAAAGATTCCGAAACAAATAAAGTAACAACCTTTAACGGAATAAGTGGCAATAATTCAGTAGAACATTACAAGCTAAAAGCATTCTTCAATGATTTATTAAACTTTGATTTATTACTCGAAACTAAAATAGGAATATCAAAAGCACCAATTGAGACTATATTTTTGCCATATTATGTTTCTCAAGATGTAGGCTGGGTTTATCTAAGAAAATCATTTAGTAATTTAGACTTTTATAAAAATTTTAAAGAGGATTTTTTAGATTATTATTTAGGTATTACAAGACTTGAAGACAAAGAAAAGAGAAAAGCAATCGAGAACGAACTAAATGAAAAAATTCAGAGATATAATTTCTATATGAACTTTGAAAAAAACGATTCAATAATCGAAACCTCTAAGTTAATTGATGATTCATTCAAAGGTAAAGGGCAAGAATTTATTAATGAAATTACGGAACGTAAGAAAAATTTATTACAATTTGAAAATCAATTTGTGAAAAAATCCAATTCACTTACTTATAATAATCAAAGAATTTCCGTAATTTCTAAAGTAGGCAGAAACCACGCTCATCAATTTCCTGGTAAAGACAACTGTCCTATTTGTCAACAAACTCTTCCAATTGACACTAAACAAATCTACGAGTATTATCAAGAGGAAAATGACACAATAAAAATTAAAGAACAAATTCAATCCGAAAACAAAAAAATACAATCAGAATTAAATTCATTAGAAAATAAAATACAACAATTAAGAGGACAATTAGCAAACGACTACCATAAACACATTATATATTCCAACAACAATGTAACACTTGATGAATGGATAAAAACTCAAGCAAACATTAAATTGGAAAGTTCGATTAATGAAAATATCGGTAAGTTAGCAAAAGAAATTTCCGACCTAAAAGAAAAATTAAAAGCGTTCAAAGACGATGATGATATTCAAAGCGAAAGAATGACTAAGAATAAAAAGTTTAAGGAATATTATAATTTAAACAATATAAAACTTGATGTGCCAAGATTAGACGATAATCGATTTAATTATATTTATGATTTATCAAGTTTCCCCTTTCAAGGTGTCGAACTTCATTTAGCTGTTTTAAGTTATCATTTTTCATTTAATAAAATAATCAACGAGACAGACAGTATCCATAGGCTACCATTAATTTTGGACAGTATATTTAAAGAAGATTTGGACGGTAACAGCAAAGAAAAAATATTAGATTTTATTTGCAATAATCAACCCAATGATACTCAAACAATAATATCTGTAGCAGACAATAAATCAAAAGACCCTAAGATTGACTACTATAATGAAAAGTTTTTCAATACAGAAACCAAGTTAATTTGTATTGGAAATTCAATAGATAAAGAATCAATATTAAAGCAACACGACAAACAGTTGGACGAAATATTAAATAACACTTTTGAAATAATGGAGTATGTATAA
- a CDS encoding XRE family transcriptional regulator has protein sequence MSILSDNMRFLRSKQKFSQQKIADTLFITRGRYAKYEDGSSEPPIEILMRISKYFSVSIDLLVGVDIRKYPLEEMLNLPDNRILVPITVDTSGNNQIEIIPQKASMGYLNGYSDPDYIESLQTISLPFLRNGKYRAFPASGDSMPPYKEGTYIVGKYVENLADLKTDKTYVFITINDGIIYKRFQFHEGNFICVKSDNNFYEPLKIPLIEIKEIWEFACSINTEEFDADEFSGQNVRGLFLELKQEIKKIDHKLSRQD, from the coding sequence ATGTCAATTTTATCCGATAACATGCGCTTTTTGAGATCGAAGCAAAAATTCTCCCAACAAAAAATTGCGGACACTCTTTTTATTACACGAGGTCGTTATGCAAAATATGAGGACGGAAGCTCCGAACCACCGATAGAAATTTTAATGAGAATTTCAAAGTATTTCAGTGTAAGTATTGATCTTTTGGTTGGGGTAGATATTAGAAAATATCCTTTAGAAGAAATGCTTAATCTTCCTGATAATCGTATTTTAGTACCGATAACGGTGGACACTTCGGGCAATAATCAAATTGAAATTATTCCGCAAAAAGCTTCGATGGGTTACCTGAACGGTTACAGTGATCCTGATTATATCGAAAGTTTGCAAACCATTTCTTTACCATTTCTTAGAAACGGAAAATATCGCGCGTTTCCGGCAAGTGGTGATTCAATGCCGCCGTATAAAGAAGGAACTTATATTGTTGGGAAATATGTTGAAAATTTAGCTGACCTAAAAACCGATAAAACCTATGTTTTTATCACGATAAATGATGGAATTATTTATAAAAGGTTTCAATTTCATGAAGGCAATTTCATCTGTGTAAAGTCGGATAATAACTTTTATGAACCCCTAAAAATACCTTTGATTGAAATTAAAGAAATTTGGGAATTTGCCTGCAGTATCAATACTGAAGAGTTTGATGCTGATGAATTTTCTGGGCAAAATGTTCGAGGTCTATTTTTAGAATTAAAACAAGAAATTAAGAAGATTGATCATAAACTTTCAAGACAAGATTAA
- a CDS encoding transposase, translating into MKNSKFSEVQIIKILSEQNQGKTVNEICREHGISQPTFYKWKSKYGGLDVQQLSKMKEMEKQLSQYKKIVAEQTLEIVVLKDVIEKKL; encoded by the coding sequence ATGAAAAACAGTAAATTTTCAGAAGTTCAGATCATCAAGATATTATCTGAACAAAATCAGGGAAAAACGGTAAATGAGATTTGCCGGGAGCATGGAATTAGCCAGCCAACCTTTTACAAGTGGAAGAGCAAATATGGTGGATTGGATGTTCAGCAACTTTCAAAAATGAAAGAGATGGAAAAGCAACTTTCGCAATATAAAAAGATCGTAGCTGAGCAAACTTTGGAGATTGTCGTCTTAAAAGATGTGATCGAAAAAAAGCTCTAA
- a CDS encoding cysteine desulfurase family protein, translating to MNKIYLDNAATTPLSEEVIDAMVSVLKNNYGNPSSTHSFGQEAKILIENVRREIADYLKVSPAEIIFTSCGTESNNMIIKSCVDHLGVERIITSPLEHKCVAETVLDMKKRRGVEVAYLRPDKKGDVSLEQLENLLKSSDKKTLVTLMHANNEIGNLLDIKKVAQLCKENNALFHSDTVQSMAHMDLDFSDIPVDFASCSAHKFHGPKGSGFAFIRKASGLKGIITGGPQERSLRAGTENVCGIVGLGKALEIYLKNMDSYANHIKEIKQYTIDQLSQKIEGVKFNGRSAEMDNSLYTVLSVLLPFKDPMIGLKLDMKGIAISQGSACSSGAAKPSMVMMMVVDEEEMDHTTPLRVSFSHLTTKEEIDALVDALVEIAKSFHIEKANIEHR from the coding sequence ATGAATAAAATTTATTTGGATAATGCTGCGACAACGCCGCTCTCAGAAGAGGTTATCGATGCAATGGTGTCTGTTTTGAAAAACAATTATGGGAATCCATCATCCACCCACAGTTTTGGTCAGGAAGCCAAAATACTCATCGAAAACGTGAGAAGAGAGATTGCAGATTATCTGAAAGTGAGTCCGGCAGAAATAATTTTCACTTCCTGCGGGACAGAATCCAATAACATGATTATAAAATCGTGTGTCGATCATTTGGGAGTAGAGCGGATTATTACCTCGCCTCTGGAGCACAAATGCGTAGCAGAAACGGTCTTAGATATGAAGAAAAGAAGAGGAGTGGAAGTGGCTTATCTCCGTCCTGATAAAAAAGGAGATGTGAGTTTGGAGCAGCTGGAAAATCTACTGAAAAGTTCTGACAAGAAAACTTTGGTCACCTTGATGCATGCCAATAACGAAATAGGAAATCTGCTTGACATCAAAAAAGTAGCTCAGCTTTGCAAGGAAAACAACGCGTTATTCCATTCGGACACGGTGCAGTCGATGGCACACATGGATTTGGATTTCTCCGATATTCCTGTAGATTTTGCTTCATGCAGCGCTCATAAATTCCATGGACCCAAAGGAAGTGGTTTTGCATTCATCAGAAAAGCTTCAGGCTTAAAAGGAATTATCACCGGTGGTCCCCAGGAAAGAAGCTTACGGGCAGGAACAGAAAACGTCTGCGGAATCGTAGGTCTGGGAAAAGCGCTGGAGATTTACCTGAAAAATATGGACAGTTACGCCAATCATATCAAAGAAATTAAACAATATACCATCGATCAGCTTTCTCAGAAAATCGAAGGCGTAAAATTCAACGGCAGAAGCGCAGAAATGGACAACAGTTTATATACGGTGCTCAGTGTACTGCTGCCTTTCAAAGATCCGATGATCGGGTTAAAATTGGATATGAAGGGAATTGCAATTTCTCAGGGGAGCGCATGTTCTTCGGGAGCGGCAAAACCTTCTATGGTGATGATGATGGTGGTAGATGAAGAAGAGATGGATCATACAACGCCTTTAAGGGTTTCTTTCAGCCATCTTACCACCAAAGAAGAGATCGACGCTTTGGTTGATGCTTTAGTAGAAATCGCAAAAAGTTTTCACATAGAAAAAGCAAATATTGAACATAGATAA